The DNA sequence CTCCCACAGGCACGTCCCTCCCCTACCTCTACGGACTAAAATCCTATTCCCTTTTCAAGGCCCAGCTCACCCGTCTCAGCCCTCCCACCCCGAGGCATGTTCCCTGAGAGGACACACTGCAGCTCGGTCCTGTTTCCAAGGGGCAGATTTCAACTGACGGAAAAGGTCGGAATTCTGTTCTTGAAGCGTTCTGAATGAGGCGAAGCCCACTGCATTTCTTGCGGAGTTTTAATGCAGCTCATATGTTAAACAAGTAATTAAGGTTTGACAATAGGTGATTGCTCATGAAGACCTCTGCAACCGTCCTTCCAGATGAACATTCTCGTGTACAGGTGTTAAcaaccacacacccacacacccacacacacacccacgcacacacacacagggtctcCTGACGGTGTTCATGCTCTCGGCTGTGGCAGCATGGACCCCCTAAAGAGGGCCGTGCCAGCTCTGGAGGATTTCAATCCATACCCACTCTCCTGTCTGTTTTTAGGGCAGAATGTATTCGCTTTTTTCTCAGCCTTTCCCGGTTCATGTTTTCTATCCTGAAAACAAAAAGACCGCAATTAGGCCCAGACGCTCCATTCAGAGTGGTGAGCGCTGCTGCAGCTCAGTGCAGGGGCCCCGGGTCAGCGGTCTCTCTCACTCCCCGCGGTCCCCCACCCTCTGCTGGGAAATCGTGGACTCCCCCTGCCTCCTGTCTTCTCGGTGCcgccacccctacccccacccccacgactTGGCTGAGAGGAGCTTGGGGGCCCTTTCTGGAACCTGATTCTGTGTAGCGCAGCGTCTTCTTTGGATGGCTCCTTCGCTGGCTGGCTGGCCTCAGCAATCATGTCTCGAATTTTCTGAAGACAATCTGCCAGATTTCGGAACTGGTAGCGGCTACATTCAGAGGTGAGTATCAACTCTCCTAACCTGTTGATCTTATTTTTATGCtgcagagaacaaaagaaaaacccgAGTTTTACAGAGAaaaggctttttttgttttgctttgttttttaagattttatttatttgacagagagaccaagagagcacaacaaggcagagctgcaggcagagggagagagagaagcaggcttcccgctgagcagggagcccgatgtggggcttgatcacaggaccctgggatcatgacccaagccgaagacagacacctaacccactgagccacgcaggtgtccccgGAGTAGAGGTTTAAGGGCGACTGAGGAATTCTGGAAAAGGAGCTGGTGGTTACCGTGATGGCGATCCTCTGCCGCACGGGCTCTGCGATCCACTCAGCAGTTGCCAAGTGGAACCTGACTTCAGCCTTGGAGTTCACTGCAAATTAAGGGAGGAGAGAGCACGGGTCACTGAGACTCTCAAGTAGGCTCAGCACCCAAGACATCCAGCCAGGGACGCTTCTGCCGTGTGTGACTTGGGGATACAAAGCTGGTGATGGGAGGAGCCTGCAAAGATAGTGAGGCACTGCTGGACGAAAACGAACTTTCAGGAACTAAATGCTCGGTGCTTCTCTTAATGGGGTCTGAATAGAATGGGGGGGGGATGGGTTCCACGAAGGAAACCTGTTCGCAGAGCCAGCTGCCAACTCACACTGTGATTTCCCTTTGTTTAGGGAACCCGAGTCCTAGCAACCCGCAGCTGATCAGACCACATTCACAAGAATAAAGAGGATTATTATAAACTGGTGGTATTTAGGCTTCTgctaaaaaaaatccctttattcCATATGACTGTAAACACAGAATTCCAAAAGTACATCTCCCAGCCAAGTtataaagtgaaagaaaacaaggtGCCTTGTACCTTTGTTAACATTCTGGCCCCCAGGACCACTACTCCGACAGTAAGATATCGTCAAACGATCTATAGAACAGGATGcacaccagaaagaaaaaaaaaaaagagagagagattattccATGCCAAAATGCACAAATTAATTTATTACCAACATAACCATCCCTATGATACCTCTCTTtcaatgatttttatatatattaatgtaaCATTCAGGGCAGTAAAGTCGAGATTATTTACAGTTTgtcaaaactaaaataaagaataagtcCCCTTTCCAGGGTCACAGGAGAGGTGGTAAAATTATGACCTGGGTCGTTTGCCTCTGGCCCGATCCCTTTCACCAGATTTTGGCTGGGCTAGctttttgctgtttgtttgcttgttttaaagcGAAGACTCTTTCAAAAGCTCGAACTAGGGACAAACTTAGCTTGATGTCGTATTTCACAATGTGGTGGGTGCGGAAGCCCCACAGACTGGAAGCTCCAAGAGGACAGACGCTCACTGTGTATCCCCAGCGCCCGCTGGATGGAAGTGGCCTAGCACCGGAGCCTGGGGCTTTGCTTCTAACACTGGCACAGCCCCTGACTGACTGTGATCTTGGCAAagtccctctgcttctctgggcctcaggttgGTTTGtccataaaatgtaaaatgatgtttcttccttctgtttttgtaATTTGTGAAAAGCAGCATCTGAGTCCTCGTCTGGAGAAGACATGCTAGTGGGAAAGTTCCAGAAGACTGGATGATGAGCCAGCTGAGAGGTACGAGTGGCAAAGAGCTGGCCCCGAGTCACTGGTGGCCCATCTCCCTCACGATTCCTTCTGAGAGgtgtccttccctcctcccctcattttattttttttttaagatagagggagaagcaagctccccactgaacaagaagcccaaagcaggactcagtcccaggacactgatcacaacctgagcggcaagcctgcttttccctctgctggctgctcgcccctgcttgtgccctcctgctcgctctctttcgctgacaaataaataaataaataaataaataaataaataaataaaatcttaaaaaaaaaaaaaaaatgcaaacagtgGGGAGAAgtccccactcctgctccccaGCCAAGAGGTATGTCCTTTCTTCTCGACTCCCCAAGCCAGGCCTCGTATCCAATTTCTTGTACAGCCTTTCAGATTTATGTATATGCATAGAAATCTGTTTCTGACGCAGAGATGGTAGCTTACAATATATCTTCTTCGGCAGCTTAACTTCTTCCAAATAGCCATCCACTCATCTACTGTAGAGACTGGTCTGTGTCCCAAGGCCACCACGAGCCCTCACTCGTCTTGCACACTGCATGGCAGTCCGGAGCGGCTATGCCACTATTCTGTGGCCACTCTAAACACTGCCGAGAGGACTCTGCTTTTGCATGCCCAAagaaagtttatatatttttgtgagGCTGGAGAGGTCTGGAAGGAATGTTTAGGGGTGGGGGAAGTGActgatttttttataaaacaattacTTACCCAGAGGAATGTCGTTACTGGCCTGCTGTGCTTCAGCCTGTAACGGAACATACACAGTGTCAAATGAACGTCACCCGCTGTGACTCTGAATTGGTCCAGGGCAATCGGAGAAAGGATGGAAAGCCACACTGCAGATGTAATACAACTATTTTCGGGTCCCCCGCAAAATCATTTCAGGATGACAGAGAAAGCTTCCCCGGACTCCAGAGGTGCCAGCTCTGGAACACTTTTCCAGGACGTCTGAACTGGGATCTGCAGCCTTAGCTGGAGTCGCGCACTGCTGAGGGCCGGGCTCCTTGGAGGGAGGCCAAGATCTGCAGTACGTGTGCCTCAGGGAGACTCTAAAAAGAACACCCTCTGCTAACCCAGAACAACAAACCTGGTGGGCCACCTTATCCTTCCTGGGCCATGGGGGCTCACCTGGGAGGCCACGTGCCttcagggtttgtgtcagatgGAACTGCTCACTCCAGGACTTTTCACCTCTGTGTGTCTCCTGTGCTCTATTTCTTGGTAGTCATGTCCTTGAGCCTGAGCCTCTTGTCTGCAGGCCTGGTGCAGACATGACCCACTCTGAGGCTCTTCTGGCCAGCCAAACTCATGGTATCCTCACCTGTCCCCTGTCTGGCTGCCTTCATCCCTTTTCATCTTAGAATGATTTCGGAGTACAACCCTCAttgccctgctctccctgcctactGAGGACTCCTGGCCCCGCCCTCCTTGGAgctgttctccctcttcctcctgagCTGTCCTTGCCAGCTTCCTTCTTACTTCTCTATGCTTATCCCACGCTCCCTCGCTTGCTCTTtgcaacttttattttctttaaagattttacttatttgacagagagagacacagcaagagagagaacacaagaagggggagtgagggcgcctgggtggctcagtgggttaaagcctctgctttcagctcaggtcatgaacccagggtcctgggatcgagccccgaatcgggctctctgctcagcgaggagcctgctttccttcctctctctctgcctgcctctctacctacctgtgatctgtcaaataaatttaaaaaaaaaagaagaagaagaagaagaagaatggggagtgagagagggagaagcaggcttcttgctgagcagggagcccgaagtggggcttgataccaggaccctgggatcatgacctgagctactgcagatgctcaaccaaatgagccacccaggctcccctaaaaattttatttttaagtaatctctacacccaacatagggcttgaactcacaaccccaagttgCACGctccagccaggcaccccaagaatgatCCTTGTAAAACTAACCTGAATCTTTTCACTTCTCTCCCTCAAATCCCCAATATGTTCCATGGTATTTGGAGTAAAGCTAAAGGCCTATTAACCCTGTAAACatgtcacccccccaccccacgcctcTCCTGTTTAGCTTCATCTGCTCTGACTCCCCTGCTCAGCCACACTGGCCTGCTTGCCGTTCCTCCAACAAGGCAAGCATGCTATCGCTCTGAGGTGGTCCCAGGAATGTTCATCTCTGCAGAGATGTTCATCTCCCCAACTATGCGCATGGCCCACTG is a window from the Neovison vison isolate M4711 chromosome 5, ASM_NN_V1, whole genome shotgun sequence genome containing:
- the MRPL58 gene encoding peptidyl-tRNA hydrolase ICT1, mitochondrial isoform X1, whose translation is MATARFLHWNLRRTGAWLLPPPARCPQRALHKQAEGTEFKSIYSLDKLYPESRGSDTAWRVPAEAQQASNDIPLDRLTISYCRSSGPGGQNVNKVNSKAEVRFHLATAEWIAEPVRQRIAITHKNKINRLGELILTSECSRYQFRNLADCLQKIRDMIAEASQPAKEPSKEDAALHRIRIENMNRERLRKKRIHSALKTDRRVGMD
- the MRPL58 gene encoding peptidyl-tRNA hydrolase ICT1, mitochondrial isoform X2, encoding MATARFLHWNLRRTGAWLLPPPARCPQRALHKQAEGTEFKSIYSLDKLYPESRGSDTAWRVPAEAQQASNDIPLDRLTISYCRSSGPGGQNVNKVNSKAEVRFHLATAEWIAEPVRQRIAITHKNKINRLGELILTSECSRYQFRNLADCLQKIRDMIAEASQPAKEPSKEDAALHRIRKHEPGKAEKKANTFCPKNRQESGYGLKSSRAGTALFRGSMLPQPRA